AGCCGTTTCTTCCCTTTCAGGGGAGAAAGCTCGCCCGCGCCATGGGCCTCGAAGGCGCCGCGGTCGCCAAGGTGGGGCAGGCGCTTTTTGCTCTGTACAAGGCTTTTCGACAATATGAGGCGCGGCTGCTTGAGATCAATCCGCTCGTCCTCACGGAAAAGGGTGACGTGGTCGCGGCCGATGCTATCGTCCAGATTGACGAGGATGCTGCCTTCCGCCTGCCCGTTTTGAAAGAGCTGGGCATCGAGATGGAAGAGGAGCGACCGCGGCCGCCGACGCCGCGCGAGCTGGCCGCGCAGCAGATTGACAAGAGAGATTACCGCGGCGTCGTCCACTATCAGGATTTGTATGAGGACGGCACCGTGGGCGTGGTCTCCGTCGGTTCCGGCTTCAGCCTGACGCTGCTCGATATTCTTTCCGAGTACGGCCTCAAGCCAGCCGATTTTTGCGATTGCTCCGGCTCTCCGCCGGCCGCAAAAGTGTATGAAGCGGTGAAGCTCACGCTCGGCATTCCGGACATCAAGGGGTTTCTCTTCCTGAGCGGCGTGGTGACGCAGGACCTCACCGTCACGGCGGAAGGAATCGTCAAGGCATTCGCGGAATTGAAACCGGCGATCCCTTTTGTGGTGCGGCTCGCCGGCAACCGCGACCGAGAAGCGCTCGCTATCCTGAAAGCCGGCGGCGTGGTCGAATCGTTTCCCCGCGAGACGTTCGTGGAAGAGTGCGTGGAGCGCCTGAAGGCTTTGATGGAAGCGCCGGTCCCTGCTCGGGGTTCTTGATGGTTTGAGCTCGGGACCGTATGCCGACCCGCCGTGAACGCCGGGCTTGGCCGGCTGATCGCTCTGCTACCATGGCCATTTTGGTCAACGAAAAAACGAAAGCTATCATTCAAGGCATCACCGGCGAGTCCGGGATCCGCTTTGTCACCCGCATGCAGGAATTCGGCTCGCCGCCCGTCGCCGGCGTCACGCCCGGCAAAGGGGGACAGGACGTCCAGGGCGTGCCCGTTTATGACACCGTCGCGGAGCTTGTCCGAGATCACCGGGTGGATTGGTCCTCGATCAACGTCCCGGCGGCTTTCGTGAAAGACGCTGTCTATGAAGCCATCGACGCCGGCATCAAGAACGTTTTCATTTATGCCGAACGCGTGCCAATTCATGACGAAATGGAGATGATGGCCTATGCTGAGAGACTCGGCGTGACGATTGTCGGCCCGAACACGCCCGGAATCGTCAGCCCGGGAAAGTTCCGCCTGGGCGGCCTTGGCGGCGCGCGCGATTATGTGAGTGAAATTTTTACGCCCGGTCCGGTGGGTTTGGTCTCGCGCAGCGGCGGCATGACCTCGACCATCGCCTACTATCTTTCGCGCTCCGGTCTCGGCCAGACAACCGGCTTTGGCTGCGGCGGCGACGCCATCATCGGAACACCCTTCAAAAAGGCGCTCAAGCTTTTTGAGAAAGACCCGGAGACGAAAGCCATGGTGATGTTCGGCGAAATCGGGACGAGCTACGAGGAAGAAGCCGCCCAGTTCATCAAGTCCGGCGGATGCACCAAGCCGGTGGTTGCGTTTGTGGCCGGCAAGAACGCGCTCCCGGGCTTTCGCTTTGGTCATGCCGGGGCGCTGGTGATGAAAGGCCGCGGCACTTACGAGGGGAAGATCGCCGCGCTGGCTGCTGCCGGAGTCCGCATCGCATACACACTGCGGGATATTCCCCGAATGGTCAAAGAAGCGCTCGAGATGCCGCAATAGCATTGCCTTTTGGATTTTGCTGAACAGCGCCATTTGGGGGATGATTCCTCTTTTCTAATTTCTATTTTCCATTTTCCTGCTCGAAGGAGCTACCAATGTCCGAACAACACCACTGGAAGACGGGCATGTCGCACGTCGAACCGAACAAAATCCTGATTCGCGGCTATCCGGTGCAG
The sequence above is drawn from the Candidatus Acidiferrales bacterium genome and encodes:
- a CDS encoding ATP-grasp domain-containing protein yields the protein MRLVEALGKELFKRVGLAVPRGRRARTPDEAAAAAEALGGTVVIKAQILAPGRGKKGGIVFADSPAKAREAAACLLGKVFGLETVCEVLVEEKLSIARELYAAVMIDPHRQDILFLASTCGGGDIEEVFRSSPEEVVRSNHSPLEPFLPFQGRKLARAMGLEGAAVAKVGQALFALYKAFRQYEARLLEINPLVLTEKGDVVAADAIVQIDEDAAFRLPVLKELGIEMEEERPRPPTPRELAAQQIDKRDYRGVVHYQDLYEDGTVGVVSVGSGFSLTLLDILSEYGLKPADFCDCSGSPPAAKVYEAVKLTLGIPDIKGFLFLSGVVTQDLTVTAEGIVKAFAELKPAIPFVVRLAGNRDREALAILKAGGVVESFPRETFVEECVERLKALMEAPVPARGS
- a CDS encoding CoA-binding protein — its product is MPTRRERRAWPADRSATMAILVNEKTKAIIQGITGESGIRFVTRMQEFGSPPVAGVTPGKGGQDVQGVPVYDTVAELVRDHRVDWSSINVPAAFVKDAVYEAIDAGIKNVFIYAERVPIHDEMEMMAYAERLGVTIVGPNTPGIVSPGKFRLGGLGGARDYVSEIFTPGPVGLVSRSGGMTSTIAYYLSRSGLGQTTGFGCGGDAIIGTPFKKALKLFEKDPETKAMVMFGEIGTSYEEEAAQFIKSGGCTKPVVAFVAGKNALPGFRFGHAGALVMKGRGTYEGKIAALAAAGVRIAYTLRDIPRMVKEALEMPQ